In bacterium, a single window of DNA contains:
- a CDS encoding V-type ATP synthase subunit K yields MLFALGAGAQQAAAAAGVGTGAGLLGVGAGLAIGLGAVGTGLAQSRIGGAAAGVIAERPEMFGTMLILLVIPETLVIFGFVIAFFLYGKI; encoded by the coding sequence ATGCTGTTTGCTCTGGGCGCGGGTGCCCAGCAGGCGGCCGCCGCGGCCGGCGTCGGCACGGGCGCCGGGCTGTTGGGCGTCGGCGCCGGCCTGGCGATCGGTCTCGGCGCGGTCGGGACCGGCCTCGCGCAGTCCCGCATCGGCGGCGCCGCGGCCGGCGTCATCGCCGAGCGGCCGGAGATGTTCGGCACGATGCTGATCCTGCTCGTAATCCCGGAGACGCTCGTCATTTTCGGGTTCGTCATCGCGTTCTTCCTGTACGGCAAGATCTAA
- a CDS encoding V-type ATPase subunit subunit G family protein has protein sequence MSPQHETPDRPTGEALLREIAQKEQELERQVAEAHAEAARRLEHAQRKAEEMRSRARDRARDLSAAAAAEAARDADRIAKEVLHHAEAAAAEIRRQADEHRAQAVEVVVREVLGERA, from the coding sequence ATGAGCCCTCAGCACGAGACCCCTGATCGCCCCACGGGCGAAGCCCTGCTTCGCGAGATCGCGCAGAAGGAGCAGGAGCTCGAGCGCCAGGTCGCCGAGGCACACGCGGAAGCGGCGCGGCGCCTCGAGCACGCGCAGCGGAAGGCCGAGGAGATGCGGTCACGCGCCCGCGACCGCGCCCGGGACCTGAGCGCGGCCGCCGCCGCGGAAGCGGCGCGCGACGCCGATCGCATCGCCAAAGAAGTCCTGCATCACGCCGAAGCCGCCGCCGCGGAGATCCGCCGCCAGGCCGACGAGCACCGGGCCCAAGCCGTGGAGGTCGTGGTGCGCGAGGTCCTCGGGGAGCGCGCATGA
- a CDS encoding NADH-quinone oxidoreductase subunit N, with the protein MDLRPLLPELILGALALGLLVLDLIVGPEDQRLVGWTAIGGLAVALIPSAALVGGEHYLAVYDTYAIDPFAAFFKIIAITSGILVTAATMEFFRGRRAANEGDIYVLIVFIILGLAVMAAAADLIVLFLAIEWVSLISYVLAGSLKGDRKGSEAGLKYFFYGAAASAVMLYGFTYLYGAAGTTNIYQLAAHLGTAPPAFLVVAVVLVLAGFGFKISAVPFHQWTPDVYEGAPAPIVAFLSVASKAAGFAALVRMLYVALPQPAWVGIVAALSVLSMSLGNLLALSQPNIKRMLAYSAIAHAGYMLIGVVAVSTAPGVLGSGVSALLYYLLAYVFTNVGAFTVVIAVERATGSDAIQDYAGLSRRSPFAAGAMGTFMLALTGIPPTTLFWGKVFLFSAAIQTGFLWLAIAGILNSVVSLYYYVGVIRAMWQTPGEDRPPEAPAPPVDTPLLRAVLAVTTAGALVPGLFPDALVRFAQAASLLLKL; encoded by the coding sequence GTGGATCTGAGACCGCTGCTGCCGGAGCTGATCCTCGGGGCGCTGGCGCTCGGGCTCCTCGTCCTCGATCTGATCGTCGGGCCGGAGGACCAGCGGCTCGTCGGCTGGACGGCGATCGGGGGACTCGCCGTGGCGCTGATCCCGTCGGCGGCCCTGGTCGGCGGGGAGCACTATCTGGCCGTCTACGACACGTACGCGATCGATCCGTTCGCGGCGTTTTTCAAGATCATCGCGATCACGAGCGGCATCCTCGTCACCGCGGCCACGATGGAATTTTTCCGCGGCCGCCGGGCGGCGAACGAGGGCGACATCTACGTGCTGATCGTGTTCATCATCCTCGGCCTGGCCGTGATGGCGGCGGCGGCGGACCTCATCGTGCTCTTCCTGGCGATCGAGTGGGTCTCGTTGATCTCGTACGTGCTCGCCGGCTCGCTCAAAGGCGACCGCAAGGGCAGCGAGGCCGGCCTCAAGTACTTCTTTTACGGCGCGGCGGCCTCGGCCGTGATGCTCTACGGATTCACCTACCTCTACGGCGCCGCGGGGACGACGAACATCTATCAGCTGGCGGCGCATCTCGGCACCGCCCCGCCGGCGTTCCTCGTCGTGGCCGTGGTCCTCGTGCTCGCCGGGTTCGGGTTCAAGATCTCCGCCGTGCCGTTCCACCAGTGGACGCCGGACGTGTACGAAGGGGCGCCCGCGCCGATCGTGGCGTTCCTGTCCGTGGCCAGCAAGGCCGCGGGGTTCGCGGCGCTGGTGCGGATGCTGTACGTGGCGCTGCCGCAGCCGGCGTGGGTGGGCATCGTCGCGGCCCTCTCCGTGCTCTCGATGAGCCTCGGCAACCTGCTCGCGCTCTCGCAGCCGAACATCAAGCGGATGCTCGCGTACAGCGCGATCGCGCACGCCGGCTACATGCTGATCGGCGTGGTCGCGGTGTCGACCGCGCCGGGCGTGCTCGGATCCGGCGTCTCCGCCCTGCTGTACTACCTGCTCGCCTACGTGTTTACGAACGTGGGCGCCTTCACCGTCGTGATCGCGGTCGAACGCGCCACGGGGTCGGATGCGATCCAGGACTACGCCGGCCTGAGCCGGCGCTCGCCGTTCGCGGCCGGCGCGATGGGGACGTTCATGCTGGCGCTCACGGGGATTCCGCCGACGACGCTGTTCTGGGGCAAGGTCTTTCTCTTCTCCGCGGCGATCCAGACCGGCTTTCTCTGGCTGGCGATCGCCGGCATTCTGAACAGCGTGGTGTCCTTGTACTACTACGTCGGCGTGATCCGGGCGATGTGGCAGACTCCCGGCGAAGACCGTCCGCCGGAGGCCCCCGCGCCGCCGGTCGATACGCCCCTGCTGCGGGCGGTCCTGGCCGTCACCACGGCCGGAGCGCTCGTGCCCGGGCTTTTCCCCGATGCCCTCGTCCGCTTCGCGCAGGCGGCGTCGCTGTTGCTGAAGCTCTGA
- a CDS encoding NADH-quinone oxidoreductase subunit M, producing MSGLLSLVLWIPVAGMAALLAVPREQVRTIRVVALAATLADLLASVWAAGAFDFGRAGTFQLTEQIRWIPSLGATYHLAVDGLSLPLVLLTTLLTVLCVIYSWRVDLRPKEYMILFLLLETGLLGVFLALDFFLFYVFWEVSLIPMYFIIGIWGGPRRVYAAIKFFLYTLVGSLAMLLSILIVYFHSSPRTFDMVTLFQQKPLAGDLHLATLAFWGFFLGFAIKVPMFPFHTWLPDAHVEAPTAGSVLLAAVLLKLGTYGFVRIVLPLLPNAFHVLAGLVGVLAAIAAVYGALVAMAQTDLKKLIAYSSVNHMGYVMLGVAAAAAAQGQPALRNAATIALNGATMQMLAHGVITGALFFLVGVLYDYRAHTRGVDDFGGLWERLPVYTGVTMLAVLASLGLPGLMGFVAEFSIFLGAYQIYPTLTVLALVGVVITVAYFLWAMYRIFWGPFNARWAGLPDLDRREAWTLAPLAVLMIAIGLYPAPVVGTLNAAMAGILSLVR from the coding sequence GTGAGCGGCCTGCTGAGTCTCGTGCTGTGGATCCCCGTGGCCGGGATGGCGGCGCTGCTCGCCGTGCCGCGGGAGCAGGTGCGCACGATCCGGGTCGTGGCCCTCGCCGCCACGCTCGCAGACCTGCTCGCGTCGGTCTGGGCGGCGGGCGCCTTCGATTTCGGCCGCGCCGGCACGTTCCAACTCACCGAGCAGATCCGATGGATTCCGAGCCTGGGGGCCACGTATCACCTGGCCGTCGACGGGCTCAGCCTGCCGCTCGTCCTGCTGACGACGCTGCTCACCGTGCTCTGCGTGATCTACTCGTGGCGGGTGGACCTGCGGCCGAAGGAGTACATGATCCTGTTTCTCCTGCTTGAAACCGGCCTGCTCGGCGTCTTCCTCGCGCTGGACTTCTTCCTCTTCTACGTCTTCTGGGAAGTCAGCCTCATCCCGATGTACTTCATCATCGGCATCTGGGGCGGACCGCGGCGGGTCTACGCGGCGATCAAGTTCTTCCTCTATACGCTGGTCGGCTCGCTGGCGATGCTGCTGTCGATCCTGATCGTGTACTTCCACTCCTCGCCGCGCACGTTCGACATGGTGACGCTGTTCCAGCAGAAGCCGCTCGCCGGCGACCTGCACCTCGCGACCCTGGCGTTCTGGGGGTTCTTCCTGGGGTTTGCGATCAAGGTGCCGATGTTCCCGTTCCATACCTGGCTTCCGGACGCGCACGTCGAAGCGCCGACCGCCGGCAGCGTCCTGCTCGCCGCCGTGCTCCTGAAGCTCGGGACGTACGGGTTCGTGCGCATCGTGCTGCCGCTGCTGCCGAACGCGTTCCACGTCCTCGCCGGCCTGGTCGGGGTGCTCGCGGCGATCGCGGCGGTGTACGGCGCGCTCGTCGCGATGGCGCAGACGGACCTCAAGAAGCTCATCGCCTACTCGAGCGTCAACCACATGGGCTACGTCATGCTGGGCGTCGCGGCCGCCGCGGCGGCGCAGGGGCAGCCGGCCCTGCGGAACGCGGCGACGATCGCCCTCAACGGGGCGACGATGCAGATGCTCGCCCACGGCGTGATCACCGGAGCGCTCTTCTTTCTCGTGGGGGTGCTCTACGACTATCGCGCCCACACCCGGGGCGTGGACGACTTCGGAGGGCTCTGGGAGCGCCTGCCCGTGTACACGGGGGTCACCATGCTCGCGGTGCTGGCCTCGCTCGGCCTGCCGGGCCTGATGGGCTTCGTGGCGGAATTTTCGATCTTTCTCGGCGCGTACCAGATCTACCCGACGCTGACCGTGCTCGCGCTCGTCGGGGTGGTGATCACCGTCGCGTACTTCCTGTGGGCGATGTACCGGATCTTCTGGGGGCCGTTCAACGCGCGGTGGGCCGGGCTGCCGGATCTCGACCGCCGGGAAGCCTGGACGCTCGCGCCGCTGGCCGTCCTCATGATCGCGATCGGTCTGTACCCGGCGCCGGTCGTCGGAACCCTGAACGCGGCCATGGCGGGCATCCTGAGCCTCGTGCGATGA
- the nuoL gene encoding NADH-quinone oxidoreductase subunit L: MTQIAWVIPLLPLAAFALIMLAGPRLPGRGAYVSIAGIVLAGLGGLAVLGEVLGGARADLIYTWAVLGSRPITVGFVVDPLSAIMLAMVGVVASLITIYSVGYMAGDPHYPRFFAFMSLFQFSMLFLVLADNFLFIYAGWELVGLCSYLLIGFWFERPAAARAALKAFITTRVGDFSMMIGILIIFLHTGSLRFDEVFRGIQGGALTGPLLTAAAVLVFGGAVGKSAQVPLHVWLPDAMEGPTPVSALIHAATMVAAGVYLVARTYPLFLLSPNHTALTVVAYVGGITALFAATMGVVEDDIKRVLAYSTMSQLGYMMLGLGVLGYSAGMFHLITHAFFKALLFLGAGSVIHAVATNNIKQMGGLARAMPWTAWTFLAATLALTGIPPFAGFFSKDQVLAAAFAQDRVLWLLGAAGAFLTSLYMGRLVWYTFAGTYRGGGAAAGHGQEHASGPPAGDRPHESPPVMVVPLAILAVFAVFLGWVGAESFGNPFARFIHFPGAEPPPAGLGLLLLSIAIAVAGWLAAAAIYAWRWVPSDDIRRALPWLYTLLVRRYFVDDLYGWVFLGAGGVVVRLAGLFDRYVVDGLVNLAGWLARQVGLGLRYVQTGREETYLLLVFLGVVVIVVVRLVW, encoded by the coding sequence GTGACGCAGATCGCGTGGGTCATCCCGCTCCTGCCGCTGGCGGCGTTCGCGCTCATCATGCTCGCGGGGCCGCGCCTGCCGGGCCGGGGGGCCTACGTCTCCATCGCCGGCATCGTCCTAGCGGGGCTCGGCGGACTCGCGGTGCTCGGCGAAGTCCTGGGCGGCGCGCGCGCCGATCTCATCTACACCTGGGCCGTGCTCGGCAGCCGGCCGATCACGGTCGGGTTCGTCGTCGACCCGCTGAGCGCGATCATGCTGGCGATGGTCGGCGTGGTCGCCTCGTTGATCACGATCTACTCGGTCGGCTACATGGCGGGCGACCCGCACTACCCGCGCTTCTTCGCTTTCATGTCGCTGTTCCAGTTCTCGATGCTCTTCCTCGTCCTCGCCGACAACTTTCTCTTCATCTACGCGGGGTGGGAACTCGTCGGCCTCTGCTCGTACCTCCTGATCGGATTCTGGTTCGAGCGCCCGGCGGCCGCGCGCGCGGCGCTGAAGGCGTTCATCACCACCCGGGTCGGCGACTTCTCGATGATGATCGGGATCCTCATCATTTTCCTGCACACGGGGTCGCTGCGCTTCGACGAGGTGTTCCGCGGCATCCAGGGCGGTGCCTTGACGGGGCCGCTCCTCACGGCCGCGGCGGTTCTGGTGTTCGGCGGCGCGGTCGGCAAGTCGGCGCAGGTGCCGCTGCACGTCTGGCTGCCGGACGCGATGGAAGGCCCCACCCCGGTCAGCGCGCTCATCCACGCGGCGACGATGGTGGCGGCCGGCGTGTACCTCGTGGCGCGCACGTACCCGTTGTTCCTTCTGTCGCCCAACCACACCGCGCTCACGGTCGTCGCTTACGTCGGCGGGATTACCGCGCTCTTCGCGGCGACGATGGGTGTGGTCGAAGACGACATCAAGCGCGTGCTGGCCTACTCGACGATGAGCCAGCTGGGCTACATGATGCTCGGGCTCGGGGTCCTCGGCTACTCCGCCGGGATGTTTCACCTCATCACCCACGCGTTCTTCAAGGCGCTCCTGTTCCTCGGCGCGGGCAGCGTGATCCACGCGGTCGCGACGAACAACATCAAGCAGATGGGCGGCTTGGCCCGCGCGATGCCGTGGACGGCGTGGACCTTCCTCGCGGCCACGCTCGCGCTGACCGGCATTCCGCCGTTTGCCGGCTTCTTCAGCAAAGATCAGGTGCTGGCGGCGGCGTTCGCGCAGGATCGCGTGCTGTGGTTGCTCGGCGCGGCCGGGGCGTTTCTCACGTCGCTGTACATGGGCCGCCTCGTCTGGTACACGTTCGCCGGCACGTATCGCGGCGGCGGGGCCGCCGCGGGGCACGGCCAGGAGCACGCGTCCGGGCCCCCGGCCGGGGACAGGCCGCACGAGAGCCCGCCGGTGATGGTGGTGCCGCTCGCGATCCTCGCGGTGTTCGCGGTCTTCCTCGGCTGGGTGGGCGCCGAGTCGTTCGGCAATCCGTTCGCGCGATTTATCCACTTCCCCGGCGCGGAGCCCCCGCCGGCCGGCCTGGGGCTGCTGCTGCTCTCGATCGCGATCGCCGTCGCGGGCTGGCTCGCCGCCGCGGCCATCTACGCCTGGCGGTGGGTGCCGTCGGACGACATCCGGCGCGCCCTGCCGTGGCTGTACACGCTGCTCGTGCGCCGGTACTTCGTGGACGACCTCTACGGCTGGGTCTTCCTCGGCGCGGGCGGCGTGGTCGTGCGCCTCGCCGGCCTCTTCGACCGCTACGTCGTCGACGGGCTGGTCAACCTCGCCGGCTGGCTGGCACGGCAGGTTGGGCTGGGGCTCCGCTACGTCCAAACCGGGCGCGAGGAGACCTACCTGCTGCTGGTCTTCCTCGGGGTGGTGGTCATCGTCGTCGTGAGGCTGGTCTGGTGA
- the nuoK gene encoding NADH-quinone oxidoreductase subunit NuoK, with protein MAPGLTHYLVVSALLFALGLFAVVTRRNGVAILMGIELMLNAANINLVAFNRFVAPGAMQGQIFALIVITLAACEAAVGLALVLTAYRTLETIYVDEINLMKW; from the coding sequence ATGGCGCCGGGGCTGACGCACTACCTGGTCGTCAGCGCGCTCCTGTTCGCGCTGGGGCTGTTTGCGGTCGTGACCCGCCGCAACGGCGTCGCCATTCTGATGGGGATCGAGCTCATGCTCAACGCCGCGAACATCAACCTCGTGGCGTTCAACCGGTTCGTCGCGCCGGGCGCGATGCAGGGGCAGATCTTCGCGCTGATCGTGATCACGCTCGCCGCCTGCGAGGCGGCGGTCGGGCTGGCGTTGGTGCTCACGGCCTACCGCACGCTGGAGACGATCTACGTCGACGAGATCAACCTCATGAAGTGGTAG
- a CDS encoding NADH-quinone oxidoreductase subunit J — protein MSGEAIAFYLLSAITLGAGAVVVTSRNIVHSAAALVPAFLGVTGLYILLNAEFVAGIQVLIYAGAITVLILFAIMLTEGGTGLGFRQRNEQGVVGAAVAAAMAVLLIAVAVRTGWVPGTGTLPSYTPGAIGQSFLRQNILVFEGTSIVLLVSLMGAILIARRED, from the coding sequence GTGAGCGGGGAGGCCATCGCCTTCTACCTGCTGTCCGCGATCACGCTCGGCGCCGGGGCCGTGGTCGTCACCAGCCGCAACATCGTGCACAGCGCGGCGGCGCTCGTGCCCGCCTTCCTCGGCGTCACCGGGCTGTACATCCTGCTGAACGCGGAGTTCGTGGCCGGCATCCAGGTCCTGATCTACGCCGGGGCGATCACCGTGCTGATCCTGTTCGCGATCATGCTGACGGAGGGCGGCACCGGGCTCGGCTTCCGCCAGCGCAACGAGCAGGGCGTCGTGGGCGCGGCGGTGGCCGCGGCGATGGCGGTGCTGCTCATCGCCGTCGCGGTCCGGACCGGCTGGGTGCCCGGGACGGGCACGCTGCCGAGTTACACGCCGGGGGCGATCGGGCAGAGCTTCCTGCGCCAGAACATCCTGGTCTTCGAAGGCACGTCGATCGTGCTGCTCGTCTCGCTGATGGGCGCGATCCTGATCGCGCGGCGGGAGGACTGA
- the nuoH gene encoding NADH-quinone oxidoreductase subunit NuoH produces the protein MAWTSEVLRAIVGTIIIFSAVAFIGVMFGVLLERKISAWMQSRLGPKHVGPQGLLQTLADTLKLMQKENIVPSRADRLIFASAVIVVPLAALLDYVVIPFGTTRSGPLIYRDLNIGVLYFAATSSLVVVGILMAGWGSNNKYALLGGLRAAAQMVTYEIPIGLALVTVALMAGSLSTVTIVNGQARLWYIVVQPVAFLIFLVASTAEVNRIPFDLVEAESELVAGYSSEYSGMRFALFQMGEYGEMFAMAAMAVTLFLGGWRGWPWLPPLVWFLIKLYALVFVFMWVRWTYPRFRIDQMLNFSWKVLIPVAVLNLVVTAFFVVVR, from the coding sequence ATGGCCTGGACGTCCGAAGTTCTGCGCGCGATCGTCGGAACGATCATCATCTTTTCGGCGGTCGCGTTCATCGGCGTGATGTTCGGCGTGCTGCTGGAGCGAAAGATCAGCGCCTGGATGCAAAGCCGCCTCGGGCCGAAGCACGTCGGTCCGCAGGGGCTGCTGCAGACGCTCGCCGACACCCTCAAGCTCATGCAGAAAGAGAACATCGTGCCGAGCCGCGCGGACCGCCTGATCTTTGCCAGCGCGGTCATCGTGGTGCCGCTCGCGGCGCTCCTCGACTACGTCGTCATCCCGTTCGGCACCACCCGGTCCGGCCCGCTCATCTATCGCGACCTCAACATCGGGGTGCTGTACTTCGCGGCCACCTCGTCGCTCGTCGTGGTCGGAATCCTCATGGCGGGGTGGGGGTCGAACAACAAGTACGCGCTGCTCGGCGGCCTGCGGGCGGCGGCGCAGATGGTCACCTACGAGATTCCGATCGGCCTGGCGCTCGTGACCGTCGCGCTAATGGCCGGCTCGCTGTCCACGGTCACCATCGTCAACGGCCAGGCCCGCCTGTGGTACATCGTGGTGCAGCCGGTGGCGTTCCTGATCTTCCTCGTCGCCTCCACGGCCGAGGTGAACCGCATCCCCTTCGACCTGGTGGAAGCGGAGAGCGAACTCGTCGCCGGGTACTCCTCCGAGTACAGCGGCATGCGGTTCGCGCTCTTCCAGATGGGCGAGTACGGCGAGATGTTCGCGATGGCGGCGATGGCCGTGACGCTGTTCCTCGGCGGCTGGCGGGGATGGCCGTGGCTGCCGCCGTTGGTGTGGTTCCTGATCAAACTGTACGCCCTCGTCTTCGTGTTCATGTGGGTGCGGTGGACGTACCCGCGCTTCCGCATCGACCAGATGCTCAATTTTTCCTGGAAGGTGCTGATCCCCGTGGCGGTCCTGAACCTCGTCGTGACGGCGTTCTTCGTGGTGGTGCGGTGA
- a CDS encoding NADH-quinone oxidoreductase subunit A, with the protein MVALPLLIIWLISPRSNYPQKFETYESGVPTIGQAWSQFNVRYYLFSLVFVVFDVEIIYLYPWAVVARSLGALAFWEMLVFLVILVLGLVYAWRRGALEWV; encoded by the coding sequence ATGGTCGCGCTCCCGCTCCTCATCATCTGGCTGATTTCCCCCCGCAGCAATTATCCGCAGAAGTTCGAGACGTACGAGTCCGGCGTGCCGACGATCGGGCAGGCCTGGTCGCAGTTCAACGTGCGGTACTACCTGTTTTCGCTGGTCTTCGTCGTCTTCGACGTGGAGATCATCTACCTGTATCCCTGGGCGGTCGTCGCCCGCAGCCTCGGCGCGCTCGCGTTTTGGGAGATGCTGGTGTTCCTCGTGATCCTGGTGCTCGGCCTGGTCTACGCGTGGCGGCGCGGCGCCCTGGAGTGGGTGTAG
- a CDS encoding gluconeogenesis factor YvcK family protein, with translation MSPDSAGRHGPDSAGHGRAGRGTHRLRNTVRYWIRWLEPGLGIKRYIVVIALGVLLVSTGVALIVDVKLLGVLELAVIRAADVAYAVTGHVLSPVMGGTVLLLAGLGLIAYGLRATIRSIVDVFLPRGDPRLVELLVQQRALQRGPKIVALGGGTGLGTLLRGLKKVSTNITAVVTVFDDGGSSGRLRREQGILPPGDIRNCLVALAEAEPLMTRLFEHRFKGGELDGHSFGNLFIASMSQVTGDLETAVKESGKVLAIRGRVLPTTLHDVTLCAEFDDGTAIDGESAITGAGKTVRRVYLRPASVPPLADVLEAIADADLIVLGPGSLYTSVLPNLLVDGVVDAIRRAPAVKTYICNVMTQHGETRGFKASDHVRVLLDEGGRGLFHYVLVNTRPPRSPSLLARYAQERAEPVGADVAAVEALGCRCVAEDLLSEDGLVRHDARKVTAVLLRLLSTVSPELRRIPPPQPLLGDSRGDGVATAAPAYERARKG, from the coding sequence ATGAGCCCCGACTCCGCGGGGCGGCACGGCCCCGACTCCGCGGGGCACGGCCGCGCCGGCCGCGGGACCCACCGCCTGCGCAACACGGTGCGGTATTGGATCCGGTGGCTAGAGCCGGGCCTCGGCATAAAGCGCTACATCGTCGTCATCGCCCTGGGCGTGCTGCTGGTCAGCACCGGCGTGGCGCTGATCGTGGACGTGAAGCTGCTCGGCGTGCTGGAACTTGCGGTCATCCGGGCGGCCGACGTCGCGTACGCCGTGACGGGCCACGTGCTCTCGCCCGTGATGGGCGGGACCGTGCTCCTGCTCGCCGGCCTCGGGCTGATCGCCTACGGGCTGCGCGCGACGATCCGGTCGATCGTCGACGTGTTTCTGCCCCGCGGCGATCCGCGGCTGGTCGAGCTGCTGGTCCAACAGCGCGCGCTCCAGCGCGGGCCGAAGATCGTGGCGCTCGGCGGCGGGACGGGCCTCGGCACGCTGCTGCGCGGCCTGAAGAAGGTCTCGACGAACATCACCGCGGTCGTGACCGTCTTCGACGACGGCGGCTCCTCGGGGCGGCTGCGGCGCGAGCAGGGCATCCTGCCGCCGGGCGACATCCGCAACTGTCTCGTGGCCCTCGCCGAAGCGGAGCCGCTGATGACCCGGCTGTTCGAGCACCGGTTCAAGGGCGGCGAGCTCGACGGGCACAGCTTCGGCAATCTGTTCATCGCCAGCATGTCGCAGGTGACCGGCGACCTCGAGACCGCGGTCAAGGAGAGCGGCAAGGTGCTGGCCATCCGCGGGCGCGTGCTCCCGACGACGCTGCACGACGTCACCCTCTGCGCCGAGTTCGACGACGGCACCGCGATCGACGGGGAATCGGCGATCACCGGGGCCGGCAAGACCGTCCGCCGGGTCTACCTCCGGCCGGCGTCGGTGCCGCCGCTCGCGGACGTGCTCGAGGCGATCGCGGACGCGGACCTCATCGTGCTCGGGCCCGGCAGCCTCTACACGAGCGTGCTGCCGAACCTGCTCGTGGACGGCGTGGTGGACGCCATCCGGCGCGCGCCCGCGGTCAAGACGTACATCTGCAACGTGATGACCCAGCACGGCGAGACGCGCGGGTTCAAAGCCTCCGACCACGTCCGCGTCCTGCTCGACGAGGGCGGGCGCGGGCTGTTCCACTACGTGCTCGTCAACACGCGGCCGCCGCGCAGCCCGTCGCTACTCGCGCGATACGCGCAGGAGCGGGCGGAGCCGGTCGGCGCCGACGTCGCGGCCGTCGAGGCGCTCGGCTGCCGGTGCGTGGCGGAAGATCTGCTGAGCGAGGACGGACTGGTCCGCCACGACGCGCGCAAGGTCACGGCCGTCCTGCTGCGCCTCTTGTCGACCGTCTCGCCGGAGCTGCGCCGGATCCCGCCTCCGCAGCCGCTCCTCGGCGATTCTCGCGGGGACGGCGTCGCGACCGCGGCCCCGGCGTACGAGCGGGCCAGGAAGGGTTGA
- the rapZ gene encoding RNase adapter RapZ — protein MKSLQPAPPAGAPSGAGQAGPAATDDIEFLIVTGLSGAGKSQATNALEDLGFFCVDNLPPALVTKFAEIVRESQGRIRRVALVMDVRGGEFFNSLDAALAALAGMGIRAQILFLDASDEVLVRRFEETRRKHPLGGSVLDGIRSERRRLQPLKERAHKVIDTSALTARELREELAEAFVRPAAHRTLTVGVTSFGYKYGIPIDADLVFDVRFLPNPHYVETLRALPGSSPEVREYVLSSDDTREFQRRLHDMLGYLLPRYTAEGKSHLTIAVGCTGGKHRSVVIGEDLARFIRSLGYAVRLKHRDVRKE, from the coding sequence ATGAAGTCGCTCCAGCCTGCGCCTCCCGCTGGCGCCCCATCTGGCGCGGGGCAGGCGGGACCGGCCGCCACCGACGACATCGAGTTCCTGATCGTCACCGGCCTGAGCGGCGCCGGCAAGTCCCAGGCCACGAACGCGCTCGAGGACCTCGGGTTTTTCTGCGTCGACAACCTGCCGCCGGCGCTCGTGACGAAGTTCGCCGAGATCGTCCGTGAGTCGCAGGGCCGCATCCGCCGGGTCGCCCTGGTCATGGACGTACGGGGCGGCGAGTTCTTCAATTCGCTCGACGCCGCGCTGGCCGCGCTGGCGGGGATGGGGATCCGCGCGCAGATCCTGTTTCTCGACGCGTCGGACGAGGTTCTCGTCCGACGGTTCGAAGAGACGCGGCGGAAGCACCCGCTCGGCGGCAGCGTCCTCGACGGCATCCGCAGCGAGCGGCGCCGGCTTCAGCCGCTCAAGGAGCGCGCGCACAAGGTGATCGATACGAGCGCGCTCACCGCGCGGGAGCTGCGCGAGGAGCTGGCCGAGGCGTTCGTGCGGCCCGCCGCGCACCGCACCCTGACCGTGGGCGTGACGTCGTTCGGCTACAAGTACGGCATCCCGATCGACGCGGATCTCGTGTTCGACGTCCGGTTTCTGCCAAACCCTCACTACGTCGAGACGTTGCGCGCGCTGCCGGGCAGCAGTCCCGAGGTGCGCGAGTACGTGCTGAGCTCGGACGACACGCGCGAATTCCAGCGGCGGCTTCACGACATGCTCGGGTATCTCCTGCCGCGCTACACGGCGGAGGGCAAATCGCACCTGACGATCGCGGTCGGCTGCACCGGCGGGAAGCACCGGTCGGTCGTCATCGGCGAGGACCTGGCGCGCTTCATCCGCTCCCTCGGCTACGCCGTGCGGCTGAAGCACCGCGACGTGCGAAAAGAATGA
- a CDS encoding phage holin family protein has translation MGFLIRWLINAVALYLTALIVPGVQVASFGGAVLAALVLGIVNAVIRPVVLALTLPFNILTLGLFTFVVNAFMLYIVAWVTHQLVLRSVLAAFVGAIVLSVASFILSRLVADA, from the coding sequence ATGGGGTTTCTGATCCGCTGGCTGATCAACGCCGTGGCGCTGTATCTCACGGCGCTGATCGTGCCCGGCGTCCAGGTCGCAAGCTTCGGCGGGGCGGTGCTGGCCGCGCTCGTACTCGGCATCGTCAACGCCGTGATCCGGCCGGTGGTGCTGGCCCTGACCCTGCCGTTCAATATTCTGACCCTCGGCCTGTTCACATTCGTCGTCAACGCCTTCATGCTGTACATCGTCGCCTGGGTGACCCACCAGCTGGTGCTCCGGAGCGTGCTCGCGGCGTTCGTCGGCGCGATCGTCCTCAGCGTCGCGAGCTTCATCCTCTCGCGCCTCGTGGCCGACGCATGA